A genome region from Flavobacteriales bacterium includes the following:
- the yajC gene encoding preprotein translocase subunit YajC yields the protein MILLQAAGGGFGGFLPVLLIIVVFYFFMIRPQMKRQKDEKNFRSEIRKGQRVVTNGGMHGKITEMTDTTITLEVQNGIKIKMEKASISKELSAQYIKSEEGKSSKKDKAETKKVEEKKETES from the coding sequence ATGATTTTACTACAAGCAGCCGGAGGAGGCTTTGGAGGGTTCTTACCGGTCCTTCTTATCATCGTGGTCTTTTATTTCTTTATGATCAGACCGCAGATGAAGCGCCAGAAGGATGAAAAGAATTTCCGCTCTGAGATCCGCAAAGGTCAACGTGTTGTCACCAACGGAGGAATGCACGGAAAGATCACCGAAATGACCGACACCACGATCACTTTGGAGGTCCAGAACGGCATCAAGATAAAGATGGAGAAGGCGAGCATCAGCAAAGAGTTGAGCGCCCAATACATCAAGTCAGAGGAGGGCAAGTCCTCCAAGAAAGACAAGGCCGAAACCAAAAAGGTCGAAGAAAAGAAAGAGACTGAATCGTAA
- a CDS encoding DUF1573 domain-containing protein, which produces MKSLAVLAAAGLFLISCGEKASNRIENVNNASSAVTQPEAASTPEVQPVQTNNTDPSVVDTDGTPVFSFDKESHNFGQIVEGTKAETIFKFTNTGDAPLIITSARGSCGCTVPDWPNEPIAPGASSEIAVSFDSKGRQGQQQKSVTIIANTTPNTKVLTITSEVVAAETAE; this is translated from the coding sequence ATGAAATCCCTTGCAGTATTAGCAGCTGCCGGTTTGTTCTTAATCTCATGTGGAGAAAAAGCATCGAACCGAATCGAGAATGTTAATAACGCTTCATCTGCAGTTACTCAGCCCGAGGCTGCATCTACGCCGGAAGTACAACCCGTTCAAACGAATAATACTGATCCGTCAGTGGTGGATACGGATGGAACTCCGGTATTCTCTTTCGACAAAGAGAGCCACAACTTTGGTCAGATCGTTGAGGGAACCAAGGCCGAAACGATATTCAAATTCACCAATACGGGTGACGCTCCATTGATCATCACTAGTGCACGTGGTAGCTGTGGGTGTACGGTACCCGATTGGCCCAATGAGCCGATTGCTCCGGGAGCTTCTAGTGAGATCGCTGTAAGCTTCGACAGCAAAGGACGTCAAGGACAGCAGCAAAAGAGCGTGACCATCATCGCTAATACTACGCCAAATACGAAAGTGCTTACCATTACTTCAGAAGTGGTAGCCGCTGAAACGGCCGAATAA